A DNA window from Rhodanobacteraceae bacterium contains the following coding sequences:
- a CDS encoding cadherin-like domain-containing protein, which yields MAAALACAAASTAGAAPTVANDSYSVNVNASLSVPVGSGLLANDTGFNATTHRLESSDEFSQFGGRVIVAADGSFSYQPVPGFRGVDSFQYTVRDATGASTALVSIDVSGETVWFVDDSAPAGGNGTRSAPFNSFAPLNGASGVGDMDANGDTIFVFAGTYDVTFDLEPGQKLFGEAAGLDLVGTANDVPPGTRPLISSGNSFPLIELFGAGGRVREFNIANSGGKAISGNGAGGFTLEGIGIASAAGASGAIEFINSAGVITIQGVAITGATQATGSALSFLNNAAAVSLFGTTVSAFTGGYVLNVSDNSGTITFDSASDLSSSNTRGLAITTQGAAGTVTLAGVDLNGGAASEPLIRLQGNNATSRVIFAEGVLADATSTDTQAFSSDGGRLRIDGTNSVLTSTDGPALYLENVNLVANATFTTLSSTSSNARGISVDSPVGNNDVIVTGTTTISSPTTEAIRVNSASASDFLLQLATLTSTGGTVGISLTNAALTVSNNTSAITTSAGPAVVCTGGTANLALATLTAAGGSNGVSFDGCAGTVTAAAGTLNSTAGASNAVVNLVNGAGTNALNFTYGGTINKANAGPAVNIVGLAVTGSNASGGVVINNNARNVTFTNLNLGTAGARFATTPVALGGNTGRVNLGNVAIYTNAATALNINYANASPGRVTTVFWM from the coding sequence TTGGCTGCGGCGCTTGCGTGCGCTGCCGCGTCCACCGCCGGCGCGGCGCCCACGGTTGCCAATGACAGCTACAGTGTCAACGTCAATGCCTCGTTGAGCGTGCCCGTCGGTTCCGGCCTGCTGGCCAACGACACCGGCTTCAATGCAACGACTCACCGGCTCGAGTCCAGCGACGAGTTCAGCCAGTTTGGCGGGCGCGTGATCGTCGCCGCCGACGGCAGCTTCAGCTACCAGCCGGTGCCGGGCTTCCGCGGCGTCGACAGCTTCCAGTACACCGTGCGCGACGCCACCGGCGCGAGCACTGCTCTGGTCAGCATCGACGTGAGTGGCGAAACCGTCTGGTTCGTCGACGACAGCGCACCGGCGGGCGGCAACGGAACGCGCTCGGCGCCGTTCAACAGCTTCGCCCCGCTCAACGGCGCTTCCGGCGTCGGCGATATGGACGCCAACGGCGACACCATTTTCGTGTTTGCCGGCACCTACGATGTGACCTTCGACCTGGAACCCGGGCAGAAGCTGTTTGGCGAGGCGGCGGGCCTCGATCTGGTCGGCACCGCCAACGATGTTCCGCCAGGCACCCGGCCGCTGATTTCGTCCGGCAACAGCTTCCCCTTGATCGAGTTGTTCGGCGCTGGCGGCCGTGTCCGCGAGTTCAATATCGCCAATTCCGGCGGCAAGGCCATTTCCGGCAACGGGGCCGGCGGCTTCACGCTGGAGGGCATTGGCATTGCTTCTGCCGCCGGAGCCAGCGGTGCGATCGAGTTCATCAACAGCGCGGGCGTGATCACGATCCAGGGCGTCGCCATCACTGGCGCTACCCAGGCGACCGGATCAGCCCTGTCCTTCCTCAACAACGCGGCCGCAGTCAGTCTGTTCGGAACCACTGTGTCCGCCTTCACCGGCGGCTACGTGCTGAATGTCTCGGACAACAGTGGCACGATCACCTTCGACAGCGCCAGCGATCTCAGCAGCAGCAACACCCGCGGACTGGCCATCACCACGCAGGGCGCCGCCGGAACCGTGACCCTGGCAGGTGTCGATCTGAACGGCGGCGCCGCGAGTGAACCGCTGATCCGGCTTCAGGGCAACAATGCGACATCGCGAGTGATCTTCGCCGAAGGTGTGCTCGCCGATGCGACCAGCACCGACACCCAGGCCTTCAGCTCTGACGGTGGTCGTCTGCGCATCGACGGCACCAACAGCGTGCTGACGTCCACCGACGGCCCGGCGTTGTACCTGGAAAACGTGAATCTCGTGGCGAATGCCACCTTCACCACACTGTCATCGACCAGCAGCAACGCGCGCGGCATCAGCGTGGACAGCCCGGTGGGCAACAACGACGTCATCGTCACCGGCACCACGACCATCAGCAGTCCGACCACCGAGGCCATCCGCGTCAACAGCGCCTCCGCCAGCGACTTCCTGCTGCAACTGGCCACGCTGACCTCGACCGGCGGCACCGTCGGCATCTCACTGACCAACGCAGCCCTGACCGTCAGCAACAACACCAGTGCGATCACCACCAGCGCGGGCCCCGCGGTGGTCTGCACCGGCGGCACCGCGAATCTGGCGCTGGCCACGCTGACGGCGGCCGGCGGCAGCAATGGCGTGTCCTTCGATGGCTGCGCCGGCACCGTGACCGCGGCCGCCGGCACGCTCAACAGCACCGCCGGTGCCAGCAATGCCGTGGTGAACCTGGTCAACGGCGCCGGTACCAATGCGCTCAACTTCACCTACGGCGGAACCATCAACAAGGCGAATGCCGGCCCTGCAGTCAACATCGTCGGTCTGGCGGTGACTGGCAGCAACGCATCGGGTGGGGTCGTCATCAACAACAATGCCCGCAATGTCACCTTCACAAATCTCAACCTCGGCACTGCCGGCGCCCGCTTCGCCACCACGCCCGTCGCGCTTGGCGGCAACACCGGCAGGGTCAACCTGGGCAATGTCGCGATCTACACCAATGCCGCGACCGCTCTGAACATCAATTACGCCAATGCCAGCCCGGGCCGCGTGACCACTGTCTTCTGGATGTGA
- a CDS encoding DUF4124 domain-containing protein, producing the protein MRCLLAGVALLLTGVPATASSLYKCTTASGGVIYADRPCGQTGTAGEAVVSQQSLGQPSESTAVPDGAALTRRCAAPVGKPVAIKDALEQLPEPQRLALMGIVRGMVLAGVKREDFDAIQAHLDGRGTLMLCRAVEGGWLAHRIEANGQVFRLSRSGRVTVHNDANDPVTLAGRCGDLVTACFQPGVAGHSLDQCFAHAPVCPGGRLTPDARCCPQACKDAYRERRAAGEDPLTVSTEVLFPREGPGQSCTQVR; encoded by the coding sequence ATGCGATGCCTACTGGCGGGTGTCGCACTGCTGCTGACGGGCGTTCCTGCCACTGCGTCGAGCCTCTACAAGTGCACCACCGCCAGCGGCGGCGTCATCTATGCAGACCGGCCCTGCGGCCAGACCGGCACGGCCGGCGAAGCCGTCGTGAGCCAACAATCGCTGGGGCAGCCATCGGAAAGCACCGCCGTCCCCGACGGGGCCGCCCTGACCCGGCGTTGCGCGGCGCCGGTCGGAAAACCCGTTGCCATCAAGGACGCGCTGGAACAGCTGCCGGAGCCGCAGCGCCTCGCCCTGATGGGCATCGTCCGTGGCATGGTCCTGGCCGGCGTCAAGCGCGAGGATTTCGACGCGATCCAGGCGCACCTCGACGGCCGTGGGACGCTGATGCTGTGCCGGGCGGTCGAGGGCGGCTGGCTGGCGCATCGGATCGAGGCAAACGGCCAGGTGTTCAGACTGTCACGCAGCGGGCGCGTCACCGTGCACAACGATGCCAACGACCCGGTCACGCTGGCCGGCCGCTGCGGGGATCTGGTGACCGCATGCTTCCAGCCCGGAGTGGCGGGACACTCGCTGGACCAATGCTTCGCCCATGCGCCGGTTTGCCCTGGCGGCAGGCTGACCCCGGATGCCCGGTGCTGTCCGCAGGCATGCAAGGACGCGTATCGCGAGCGACGGGCGGCGGGTGAGGATCCGCTGACGGTGTCGACCGAGGTGCTGTTTCCCCGCGAAGGTCCCGGGCAGTCGTGCACGCAGGTGCGCTGA
- a CDS encoding type II toxin-antitoxin system Phd/YefM family antitoxin, which yields MTATTVSSREFNQNASEAKKAANEGPVFITDRGKPAHVLLSIEDYRRLIGAGMSLAQAVAQDDAPDVDFEPARLGQIARPAEFD from the coding sequence ATGACTGCAACCACCGTGTCCAGTCGCGAGTTCAACCAGAACGCCAGTGAAGCCAAGAAGGCCGCGAACGAGGGCCCAGTCTTCATCACCGACCGTGGCAAGCCCGCGCATGTGCTGCTTTCGATCGAGGACTATCGGCGCTTGATCGGGGCCGGCATGAGCCTCGCGCAAGCGGTCGCGCAGGACGATGCGCCGGATGTGGACTTTGAACCTGCGCGTCTGGGTCAGATCGCCCGGCCAGCCGAGTTCGATTGA
- a CDS encoding type II toxin-antitoxin system VapC family toxin, translating to MYLLDTNVVSELRRPQRANPRVLAWANAQAAASCFLSVISLLELELGALRVARRDAGQGALLREWINDQVLTRFDGRIMAVDLKVALRCASLHVPDPRAERDALIAATALVHGMTVVTRNLADFAPIGVQTLNPWD from the coding sequence ATGTACCTGCTCGACACCAACGTGGTGTCGGAGCTGCGCCGGCCACAGCGCGCCAACCCGCGCGTGCTCGCATGGGCAAACGCGCAAGCGGCGGCGAGTTGCTTCCTGTCAGTGATCAGCCTGCTGGAACTGGAACTGGGTGCGCTGAGGGTGGCGCGCCGGGACGCCGGACAAGGCGCATTGCTGCGCGAGTGGATCAACGATCAGGTATTGACCCGTTTTGACGGCCGGATCATGGCGGTGGACCTCAAGGTGGCTTTGCGTTGCGCAAGCCTGCATGTGCCTGACCCGCGCGCCGAGCGCGATGCGCTGATCGCAGCGACCGCGCTGGTGCATGGAATGACGGTAGTCACGCGCAATCTGGCGGACTTCGCACCCATCGGAGTCCAGACCCTGAATCCGTGGGACTGA
- a CDS encoding type II toxin-antitoxin system RelE/ParE family toxin, with protein MKVVWTPEAEQDRGDIWDIIAADDLTAAVRMDQLFTDAAVRLADFPMLGHTGTILGTREWIPHESYRLVYEIDVDQNTLWVLALVHTARQWPPARSRTRL; from the coding sequence GTGAAAGTTGTCTGGACACCCGAGGCCGAGCAGGATCGCGGAGACATCTGGGACATCATTGCGGCAGACGATCTGACTGCCGCAGTGCGAATGGACCAGTTGTTCACCGACGCTGCCGTCAGGCTGGCGGATTTCCCCATGCTTGGGCATACCGGCACGATCCTCGGCACTCGTGAGTGGATTCCGCATGAGAGTTACCGGCTGGTGTACGAAATCGACGTCGATCAAAACACCCTGTGGGTGCTGGCGCTAGTCCACACTGCGCGGCAATGGCCCCCGGCCAGGAGCCGAACAAGGCTCTGA
- a CDS encoding antitoxin of toxin-antitoxin stability system: MSKEAVFTMKLEPDLRDQFMAEAEAAHRPASQVVRELMREFVQRQRQAREYDAFLQRKVDAARTSMRAGHGQSNDEVEAKFAARRAKATGQA, encoded by the coding sequence ATGTCGAAAGAAGCCGTTTTCACGATGAAGCTGGAACCTGACTTGCGGGATCAATTCATGGCCGAAGCTGAGGCGGCACACCGTCCCGCCTCGCAGGTGGTGCGGGAGCTGATGCGCGAGTTCGTACAGCGCCAGCGCCAGGCCCGCGAGTACGACGCGTTCCTGCAGCGCAAGGTCGATGCGGCACGGACCTCCATGCGAGCAGGCCATGGCCAGTCCAATGATGAGGTCGAAGCCAAATTCGCCGCCCGACGCGCCAAGGCGACCGGCCAGGCGTGA
- a CDS encoding copper oxidase — MNRRDFFRNTGAATLAAALPVATLAQEPAPGGERRHPKVRTPNGWTLPHQVVDGVKVFHLVAEQIEHEFAPGTRAKCWGYNGSTPGPTIEVDEGDRVRIYVTNRLPEHTTIHWHGIDLPSGMDGVGGLTQPHIKPGETYEYEFTLKQHGTHMYHPHADEMVQMAVGMMGLFIIHPREPEPEPIDRDYAILLHNWALHPGTWRPDPSVMTEFDLWTFNSKVFPAIEPLVARSGERVRIRVANLSMHEHPIHMHGPRFWVTGGDGGRWPRNLWRTEVTEIVGVGQTRDLEFIAQAGDWAFHCHKSHHTMNAMGHEVPNTLGVDQRGIEAEIRKMLPGYMAMGEHGMAEHQDHTDMGHMPGPENTLPMMMGKGPFGNLEMGGMFSVIKVRDDLAPGDYRDPGWYRHPSGTVAQCVSRDPDFGNPVRRAPLPPAHAPVSTAKPGGHEHH; from the coding sequence ATGAACCGCCGCGATTTCTTCCGCAACACCGGTGCCGCCACACTGGCCGCCGCCCTGCCCGTCGCGACGCTCGCGCAGGAGCCCGCGCCCGGGGGCGAGCGCCGGCATCCCAAGGTGCGCACGCCAAATGGCTGGACCCTGCCCCACCAAGTGGTCGACGGGGTCAAGGTCTTCCACCTGGTCGCCGAGCAGATCGAGCACGAGTTCGCGCCGGGCACGCGGGCGAAGTGCTGGGGCTACAACGGCAGCACGCCGGGGCCGACGATCGAAGTCGACGAGGGCGACCGGGTGCGGATCTACGTGACCAACCGGCTGCCCGAGCACACCACGATCCACTGGCATGGGATCGACCTGCCCTCCGGGATGGACGGCGTGGGCGGCCTGACCCAGCCGCATATCAAGCCCGGCGAGACTTACGAGTACGAGTTCACGCTCAAGCAGCACGGTACCCACATGTACCACCCGCATGCGGACGAGATGGTGCAGATGGCGGTGGGCATGATGGGTTTGTTCATCATCCACCCGCGCGAGCCGGAACCCGAGCCCATCGACCGCGACTACGCGATCCTGTTGCACAACTGGGCACTGCATCCGGGCACCTGGCGACCGGACCCGTCGGTGATGACCGAGTTCGACCTGTGGACCTTCAACTCCAAGGTGTTCCCGGCGATCGAACCTTTGGTGGCGCGTAGCGGCGAGCGGGTGCGCATCCGCGTCGCCAATTTGTCGATGCACGAACACCCGATCCACATGCACGGCCCGCGCTTCTGGGTCACTGGCGGCGATGGCGGACGCTGGCCGCGGAACCTGTGGCGCACCGAGGTCACCGAGATCGTCGGCGTAGGCCAGACGCGCGACCTCGAGTTCATCGCCCAGGCCGGCGACTGGGCCTTCCACTGCCACAAGTCGCACCACACGATGAACGCCATGGGCCACGAGGTGCCAAATACGCTGGGCGTGGACCAGCGCGGCATCGAGGCCGAGATCCGCAAGATGCTGCCGGGCTACATGGCGATGGGCGAGCACGGCATGGCCGAGCACCAGGACCACACCGACATGGGCCACATGCCCGGGCCCGAGAACACCCTGCCGATGATGATGGGCAAGGGTCCGTTCGGGAACCTCGAGATGGGCGGCATGTTCAGCGTCATCAAGGTGCGCGACGACCTGGCGCCCGGCGATTACCGCGATCCCGGTTGGTACCGCCACCCGTCCGGCACCGTGGCCCAGTGCGTCAGCCGCGATCCCGACTTCGGCAATCCGGTGCGCCGCGCACCGTTGCCGCCCGCGCACGCGCCGGTGTCGACGGCGAAGCCCGGAGGGCATGAGCACCATTGA